Genomic DNA from Magnetococcales bacterium:
TTTCACATCTGCGGCACCCCCGGGATGATGCAAAATCTGGTGACCGGCTTGGCGCAATGGGGCGTACCGGATGATCATGTTCACTATGAAGCTTTTGGTCCCTCCAGCGTCAGCCGCACACCTCCAACCCCGTTGGCCGGAGCCGCGTCATTCACCGTCCTTTTTTCCCGCAGTGGCAGGCAGGTGACATGGCACCCGGAGGACGGATCCTTGTTGGATCTGGCGGAAAAAAACAACATCCCCCTGGATGGTGGCTGCCGAGCCGGAAATTGTGGCACCTGTGCGGTGGCCCTGAAATCGGGCCAAGTCAGCTACGTCCACGACCCGGGACAAACTCCCGATCGAGGCACCTGCCTGGCCTGTATCGCCGTACCCAAGGAAGATCTGGTCATCGATGCCTGAGAAAGCGCCCCCCCCCCAAAGGCGCAACCATCCAGCACCCCTTCAAGAAATGCCCGAGCACGAGGGCCTTTATCAGGGCTTCGTCCCCAGCCCACCGGAACTCCGTCCCGGACCTGCCAGGGAGCCAGACCCCGATGCTTTGCCGGGCGCTGAGTCATGACCCAAAAACAAGGAATGAGTGGACGCAAGCAATTGTTTTATTGGAGCCGCCTGTCGGAATTGAACCGACGACCTGCTCATTACGAGTGAGCTGCTCTACCCCTGAGCTAAGGCGGCGAAACGCGGGCATACTAAGCCCCGTCTCGCATCTGGTCAAGTGTTGCTCCTGCGTCAGCGGAAGAGAGAGGGTGAGAGCGTGGGTTGATCAACAGATGGAAAACGGGCAGAATGAAGGAGTGAGGGGGGAGGTGTCCACTATTTCCATGGTGATCGGTTTCCATGAGTCAGACCACGCGCAGGCCCACACCGGAGAATCCTGAAGAGCCAACGATCAACCCGATTGGCATGGTCGAGGAGTATGTGATCGATCAGGATTGGCACGCTGAGCGGATTGATGAGTTTGAACTTTGGGCCGAGATTCCCACCCAATGGGGAAATTTCCGACTTTGGACCACCTACCATGAAAACACCGGGTTTTTGCAGTTCAACTGTTACCTGACCCTGAAAATTCCTCCCCGCCTCTGGGGCCGCACCGCCGAGACCATGGCTCTTATCAACGAACGTATCTGGGTCGGTCATTTTGAGGTTTGGAACGAAGAGATGACACCGGTGCTGCGGGTCGTTCTGCCCATGCGAGGGGCACCCCTCTCCGAAGAGCAGGTCGAGGATATCCTGACCTCCATCCACCAGGATGCCGATCGTTTCTTTCCGGCCCTACAGTGGGTGATCTGGGGTGGAAAAAAACCGGAAGAGGCTGTTGCCACCGCCATGATCGAAACCGAGGGCGAGGCTTGATTTGTGACCCCGGTTTCCGCCCTGTACGCCACGTTGTGCATGGCGCACCGGGAAGAGGGGTTGACGGCACCAACAAATGGGACTAAGTTGGCATCCGCTTTGGGCGGTTAGCTCAGGGGGAGAGCACTACCTTGACACGGTAGGGGTCAGAGGTTCAAATCCTCTACCGCCCACCATTAAAAACAAACAGTTACGGCCACTCGCAAGGTGGCCGTTTTTGTTCTAGTACCCACATAGTACCCAGTTGGAAGAAATTCACCGGACACACACGGAAACAAAAAAAGGACCGGATCGCTCCGGCCCTGTCTCGTGTCCTGGGAGGTGCCGTCCCTGGCATTCGTTGGTCAGGTCAAAGGACTTTCAGTTTCGGCCCCAGCCAGCGGTTGATCTCCATCTGCCTGATCGAAATCCCAAGGCTCACCTCGGACATGGTGGTTCCCGCCGACACCAACACGCGGTTGATGTCCTCCAGGAAAGGCAACAGTTCGTCCGGCGTGATCCCCTGACCCTGGTCCTGTCTGGCGTAAATCAACGCCTTCAACTCATCGATCAAAGCCTGGCCATCGTCGTATGTCCGCTCCTTTGAAAGCCGGTGCTTCTTCTGGTAAGGCTCCGCACCCTGGGGAGGCATCAAGTTGGCCTCAATCCAACGCATCTTGCCTTTGTCAGAAACCTGAATCGTGATGGTGCGGGGGGACTGTTTGGGTGTGCTCGTGGTCATGGCTGTTTGCTCCTTTTCGGGGATGGATGAAAAGACCGGGTGCCGAAAACCGCAAACAGTCGGCGGACTTATTCCCCCGAGGGGTATTGTATTCGTCCACACCCGGCCATGACCAAGCACGCAAGGCGCGTACCCAGATTCAAGGCGCAAAAATACCGCTGGTCTGACGGGTGCGGTGTCCGCTGTTTGGTGGGGTTTTCGGCCCCGTTCCAGGAACCTATTCCCTGCCAGGGAGGAATGCAAGTGGATTTCTGCGGATGTTGTGGGATATCTTGAGACACAGGAGGGTACAAAACATGAACGATGCCGCAGGAAACATCACTTGCCTTAACGTTGCCAACTACTTCCTTTCCCTTGCCGATGAAGAGGCAGGGGATTTGATCTCGAATATGAAACTGCAAAAGCTTGTCTATTACGCGCAAGGCTTCCACTTGGCCATGTTTGACAAGCCGCTCTTTGCGGAACCTGTTGCCGCTTGGACCCACGGTCCTGTCATTCCGTTGCTCTACCAGAAATTCAAAGAGTTTGGCTCAGGACCAATCCCAAGGCCTGAAAGGGTGCTCGCTGACCGTTTCCCGAAGGAATTGTGCGATTTTTTGAATGAAGTCTACAACGAGTATGGCCAATATGACGCCTGGAAATTGCGCAATTTGACCCATGAGGAACCACCATGGCGGGAAACCTACAACCGGGAGCCGGGGGGGTGCATCCCTCTTGATGCCATGAAGGATTACTTCAAGACCCAGCTTCAGTAGTGGTTGGATATGATCAAGCATCGCGGAGGTCAAGGGAAAAGGATCAAGCCGCCTCCAAAAGGGTCGGGGTCAACCAACCAGGAGAAGCCGGTATTCTCCCTGGTTCATCTCCAGGACGGCCACGCCCTGGATGAATGCAACCAGGAGGAAAAGGCGGCCTTTGCAGACACGCTTTACCGTCTTTCCCGGTTGACGTGGGGAGAGATTCAAAACGCCCCTCGTCATGGTCTTGGGTCTGAAATTATTTCCCGCGACGCCATCAAAGTTGGCATCCCAAACGTTATCACGCCTGATGTTCGCATTATCGCGTTCCGATGTCATGGAAAGGCCCCCATGCTCGGATTCCGAGATGGCAGGGTGTTTCATGTGGTATGGATGGATCGTGGTTTTACTGTGTACAGCCATGGCTGAACCGTAATGATTGCTCCAGCCGCCCGCTCATTTCTGTCACCTACACCCGCACCCGCGAATTCCGCGTTCTAAACGCGGAATTGTCATCACTTGCTCGCGTTTCAAACGCGACCAAGCCAAACTCTTCCAAATCAGGCGGGGGGATGCTCCTCGATCATCTTCTGCAGCACTCCTGCCGCCGTGGCTCGAATGCGTCGCGTCTCCCGCAGCAACAGAGCCTGAATCTCGGCTTGGTTGGTCATGCCGGCCAACTCGGATGCCAAGCGACCCCCCAACCCGATAGTCTCCAACACGAAGTCGATACCCTCCACCCACCAATGTCCTGACGTTGGATGCCGACAAAGGATCATCCGCCAACCGGAACAGGGCAGCGACAATGCGTTCCCTCGCTCTTTTGTCCAGTGCATCAAGTTCCTTTTGTGCATGGGGTTCAATAACAACGCGCCAACTCATCCAACGGGACCGATGCCACGGGAGCGGGCATAATCTTCAAGGGAAATCCCCGGACGGCCTTGGCGTTCCCATATCTCCAGCCTCTCCCGAATCAAACGGGAGTCTTCGGCATCCTCAACTGTTTGCTGTGCCGTATCCGCTGTTTGCTGTGCCGTATCCGCTTCGGTCAGCAGGTGGTGGAATACCATCAGGAGGTAATCTTCCAAGGTTTGCCCGCTCTTGTTGGCCATGGCCTTCAACCGAAGTTCCATTTCGTCCGGCAACGTGACAGAAAACATGGTCTTCATCCTCCCTGGTTGGCACGAATCGAGATCACTTCGGCTTTTGGGGTGCCATTCAGTGCCGCAGCGATTTGACCAGAAATTCGGTCGGCGGCCACCTTGAGTGGATCGGCACTCAGATGGGCATAGCGTTGGGTTGTGCTGGCCTGGGTATGGCCCAGGAGTGCCCCCACGATGGGCAACCCCATTCCGGATACGACGCCAATGGAAGCAAACCCGTGGCGGGTGTCATGAATGCGAACGTCACTGAGTCCAGCCCTTTCCCGAATTTTGCGCCAGATGCGGGGAAGTCCCACCAGAGGTTGGCCATGGATGGCACCAGGGAAGCAGAACGGTTGTCCCTCGATGCGTGGTAATCCAGCCAACAATTCCAATGCCGCCGCCCCTACATGAACCACCTTGGCCCCCGTCTTGGAGTCTGGCAGACGCAGACAACCCCTTTCAAAATCGACATGCGACCATTGCAAAGTCAAAACCTCCCCCCGCCGCATGCCGGTCAACAACAGCAAACGTAACGCGGCAATGGCGGATGGATTCACCCCCTCTCGTTCAGCTTCCCTCAGTGCATCTCCCAGGCGGGTGAGTTCCTCACCGGTCAAAAATCTTTCCCTGCGTTCTCCAGGGAATTTTTTGATTCCATGGGTCGGATTGTCTGCCCGGAATCCCCTCTCTGTCGCAAAGACAAAAATGGCACCCAATAAACCCATGCACCGGGTTGCAGTTCCCTTGCCTCCGGTCACGATGGCCCGGCCACGCAGACCTGTCTTGATGTCGGCAGCTGTTTTGCCTTCGGCTACGGCACTCATGAAGCGTTGCGTGTCGGTGCGGGTAACCTGATCCACGCGCTTGCGTCCCAACAAGGGTTTGATATGGCGTTCGATCCGCCCCCGGTCGATGGACAATGTAGACGCCTTTTTGGTTGCTGTTCCTTCTGCCATGTACAGGTCACACAATTCCGCCACGGATGGCATGGACTTGATTTGCGCCTTCACTTCAGCAGGGTCTTCCCCTTTTGCCACCATTCCCAGAAGTCGGACGGCTTCCGTTCTTGCCTGGTCGGGAGTCCAAGGGGAACCATGAACCCCGATCACCAACCGCCGTTTGTTCCCATTGATGCGATATTGGACCAGATAGACCTTGCGCCCGGAGGGAGTGACCTTGAGACCGAATCCGGTCAGGTCTTCATCAAAAAGGAACAGGTCTTTGTCACCGGGTTGGGAAGCATCGACAGTGCGTTTATTCAATCTGGTGGCCATGAATTTTCCCTCTGGTATGGCGAAAAATCAGGGTATTGGGAATGAATTCCAGTACCCACATAGTACCCAACCAAAAGGAAATTAGCGAAAACAAGCAGCAACGTCAAGAAAGCAAATGATTGATATTGATGACATCATAGGGTGCGCGGAAACCACGGAAAACGGTATCCCTTGCTTTGACACGGTAGGGGTCAGAGGTTCAAATCCTCTACCGCCCACCATCGGGAGCAATAAAATGACGGCCACTCGCAAGGTGGCCGTTTTTTGTTTCGATGGTGCAACTGTTCACCACCCTTGCAAGAAAAACCTGGATATGAAAGCCTTTGTCAGGGCTTCGCCCCAAACCCCACCAGGACTCTGACCTGGACCTGCCAGGGAGCCACCCCCCTGGACCCCGAGCGTGGCCAAGTGGTGAATAGTGACTCAATGGCAACCATTCACTCAGGGTTCTGTGTGGTTGCCACAGGTAAAGCTCATCGGTGTTGCCCATCCGGGTGGCACGTATTTCAGAAGACCGAGCAACCCGCACAAGCGCAACCCGCCAAGAATCCTGACGAGCATGCTCCCCCCAGGAGTGGCGTCATGACGCTTCCTGAACAACTCGTCCGTAAAGACGCGATCCATGAACCTGTGCATGAGTCCGGGCTGAAAAGTCACCTGGAGACCATGTCGATTGGCCACTCTCTGGATGCGATGGCTGGTGACAAAATTGAGAGACAGCCAAAGCTCTTGGTTTGACGATATTTTCTTGTCGAAAATCCTTCTTGTGATACCGGGAAAACCGGGAAGCAAAGGCACTCCGAAATGAGGCTCATAGGGAAAAACATAGTTGGGGCACACATGCATCATCCTCCCGCCTGGCGCAAGGCAGGCGACCATGGCGGCGCACGCTTGTTCAAGATGGTCGATATGTTCCAGAACGTTGAAGGAAAAAACGACATCAAAGCGGCCATGGGTTTCAGGGTCCAGTTGTTCTGCGGTCACATTCAAGGGCTCTCTTTTTCCACCCGCGAAACGCCGGACTTCCATGGCAATTTTGGCGAACAGGTCAAAGAATCCCGCATTGGGCTCGAGGGCGACCACGTCAAAGCCATGCAACTCGATCCAGAGGGAGAGAAAACCGATGCCGGAACCTATTTCAAGGATTCTGTGGTGTGGAGACATCTGAAGACGCACGTCAACATAATAAAAAAGCGCCTCATTCATGTACGTATCCAGGATCGACAGCAGACTGGATTTTGGTTTGTCGCACAAAATCGCCAAGCCCGCGAGAAAATCGTCCTGACGAAATCTGTCAAGCCAGGCTGCAAACTCCCCCGGTTCAGGGAGGATCTGCGTGCCGCATGAACAATGAGCGGCAGGATCATCAGCCATCATGCCCCTCGATCCGGTTGCCCTGCAAACAGCGCATGATCATTCTGGCAGTCCCTGCATCGCAAACAGCGCATGATCATTCTGGCACCCCCTGCATCACCTGGCTCTGATGGGCACCTTGATTGTCACAAGAATCGTCAAACCCGACAGTTTTCATGATGACATAGGGAGGTTTTCTTGTGCTATTGAAATGTGTGCGTGCCATATACTCCCCGATGATACCCAATATAAGAAGCTGGACACCAGAGAATATGGCAACAATCGAGGCAAGAAAGGTGAAACCAGGCACAACACTGCCAAAAAAGAGAAACCTGACCAGGACAAAACCCAGGACAAGCAGACCAAAAATAGCGAACAGAAACCCCATCAGACCTGCCAGCCGCAGAGGCAGGACGCTGAAGCCAATCAGCATACTCATGGCCAGATCCAAC
This window encodes:
- a CDS encoding tyrosine-type recombinase/integrase produces the protein MATRLNKRTVDASQPGDKDLFLFDEDLTGFGLKVTPSGRKVYLVQYRINGNKRRLVIGVHGSPWTPDQARTEAVRLLGMVAKGEDPAEVKAQIKSMPSVAELCDLYMAEGTATKKASTLSIDRGRIERHIKPLLGRKRVDQVTRTDTQRFMSAVAEGKTAADIKTGLRGRAIVTGGKGTATRCMGLLGAIFVFATERGFRADNPTHGIKKFPGERRERFLTGEELTRLGDALREAEREGVNPSAIAALRLLLLTGMRRGEVLTLQWSHVDFERGCLRLPDSKTGAKVVHVGAAALELLAGLPRIEGQPFCFPGAIHGQPLVGLPRIWRKIRERAGLSDVRIHDTRHGFASIGVVSGMGLPIVGALLGHTQASTTQRYAHLSADPLKVAADRISGQIAAALNGTPKAEVISIRANQGG
- a CDS encoding YbjN domain-containing protein, which translates into the protein MSQTTRRPTPENPEEPTINPIGMVEEYVIDQDWHAERIDEFELWAEIPTQWGNFRLWTTYHENTGFLQFNCYLTLKIPPRLWGRTAETMALINERIWVGHFEVWNEEMTPVLRVVLPMRGAPLSEEQVEDILTSIHQDADRFFPALQWVIWGGKKPEEAVATAMIETEGEA
- a CDS encoding class I SAM-dependent methyltransferase, which produces MMADDPAAHCSCGTQILPEPGEFAAWLDRFRQDDFLAGLAILCDKPKSSLLSILDTYMNEALFYYVDVRLQMSPHHRILEIGSGIGFLSLWIELHGFDVVALEPNAGFFDLFAKIAMEVRRFAGGKREPLNVTAEQLDPETHGRFDVVFSFNVLEHIDHLEQACAAMVACLAPGGRMMHVCPNYVFPYEPHFGVPLLPGFPGITRRIFDKKISSNQELWLSLNFVTSHRIQRVANRHGLQVTFQPGLMHRFMDRVFTDELFRKRHDATPGGSMLVRILGGLRLCGLLGLLKYVPPGWATPMSFTCGNHTEP
- a CDS encoding SocA family protein, which translates into the protein MNDAAGNITCLNVANYFLSLADEEAGDLISNMKLQKLVYYAQGFHLAMFDKPLFAEPVAAWTHGPVIPLLYQKFKEFGSGPIPRPERVLADRFPKELCDFLNEVYNEYGQYDAWKLRNLTHEEPPWRETYNREPGGCIPLDAMKDYFKTQLQ